The following proteins come from a genomic window of Microbacterium sp. SY138:
- a CDS encoding cytochrome ubiquinol oxidase subunit I, producing the protein MEWLDPLALARWQFGLTTVYHYLFVPLTIGMALVAAIFQTAWVRTAKVQYLHLTRFFGKIFLINFAMGVVTGIVQEFQFGMNWSDYSRFVGDVFGAPLAFEGLLAFFFEATFIGLWIFGWDKLPQKLHLATIWCVSIGSILSAYFIIAANAFMQNPVGYTFNEATNRAELTDFWALLTNPVALAAFPHTIFGAFMFAAGVVISVSAWHLSRGQHFDTMRISLKFGLWAMIVSTAGVVLTGDQLGLAMYAAQPMKMAAAEATFNTVCGPDASFSIFTLGTPDGSSELFSIRVPYLLSLLSTHTLDACVHGINDLNAEYAQTYASTGLTDFAPILWITYWAFRWMIGLGIAAALVAVAGLWVTRKGAKKPVAPWMWKVAIWSFPLALAANIMGWVFTEMGRQPWIVFGLMTTQDGVSPGVSGLEVLISLIAFTAIYAALAVVEIRLIIRAAQKGPDTEEKPHDETAQLPSVVY; encoded by the coding sequence ATGGAATGGCTTGATCCGCTCGCTCTGGCCCGATGGCAATTCGGGCTGACGACCGTCTACCACTACCTCTTCGTGCCGCTGACGATCGGCATGGCGCTGGTCGCCGCGATCTTCCAGACGGCGTGGGTGCGCACCGCGAAGGTGCAGTACCTGCACCTGACCCGCTTCTTCGGCAAGATCTTCCTGATCAACTTCGCCATGGGCGTGGTCACCGGCATCGTGCAGGAGTTCCAGTTCGGCATGAACTGGTCGGACTACTCCCGCTTCGTCGGCGACGTCTTCGGTGCTCCGCTCGCATTCGAGGGACTATTGGCCTTCTTCTTCGAGGCGACCTTCATCGGGTTGTGGATCTTCGGCTGGGACAAGCTCCCGCAGAAACTGCACCTCGCCACGATCTGGTGCGTCTCGATCGGCAGCATCCTTTCGGCGTACTTCATCATCGCCGCCAACGCCTTCATGCAGAACCCGGTGGGCTACACGTTCAACGAGGCGACCAACCGCGCGGAGCTGACCGACTTCTGGGCGCTGCTGACCAACCCGGTCGCGCTCGCCGCGTTCCCGCACACGATCTTCGGCGCGTTCATGTTCGCCGCCGGTGTCGTCATCTCGGTCTCGGCCTGGCACCTGTCCCGCGGTCAGCACTTCGACACCATGCGCATCTCGCTGAAGTTCGGGCTGTGGGCCATGATCGTCTCCACCGCGGGCGTCGTGCTCACGGGCGACCAGCTCGGCCTCGCGATGTACGCCGCGCAGCCGATGAAGATGGCCGCCGCCGAGGCGACCTTCAACACCGTGTGCGGGCCGGATGCCTCGTTCAGCATCTTCACGCTCGGCACACCGGACGGCAGCTCGGAGCTGTTCTCGATCCGCGTGCCGTATCTGCTCTCGCTGCTGTCGACGCACACGCTCGACGCGTGCGTGCACGGCATCAACGACCTCAACGCCGAGTACGCACAGACGTACGCCTCCACCGGTCTGACCGACTTCGCCCCGATCCTGTGGATCACGTACTGGGCCTTCCGCTGGATGATCGGCCTGGGCATCGCCGCAGCGCTCGTCGCCGTCGCGGGCCTCTGGGTCACCCGCAAGGGCGCCAAGAAGCCGGTCGCACCGTGGATGTGGAAGGTCGCGATCTGGTCGTTCCCGCTCGCGCTGGCCGCCAACATCATGGGCTGGGTCTTCACCGAGATGGGAAGACAACCCTGGATCGTGTTCGGGCTGATGACCACGCAGGACGGCGTCTCGCCGGGCGTCAGCGGCCTCGAAGTGCTGATATCGCTCATCGCGTTCACGGCGATCTACGCGGCGCTCGCCGTCGTCGAGATCCGCCTCATCATCCGGGCCGCCCAGAAGGGGCCCGACACCGAAGAGAAGCCGCATGACGAGACGGCCCAGCTGCCGTCGGTCGTCTACTGA
- a CDS encoding helix-turn-helix domain-containing protein, which yields MANGGPVCGPISSYSRVQILHLLFEAGSSQTRGELSITELCDATGLHANTVREHLQRLIEGGYVIPTIEHRTTRGRPRTLYSAATGAPGASSPVARDKAKAAARRGDLMRSMLPDAVASGLGREATYQLDALVEHLEESGFEPVLDDRRLTVDLSPCPHAAGRSEDRPMLCRVHLELMQGVLNEAGGPLEAECVRDAVLPSDCTVQLRDTTAPLVEGTEPPRHRTTQRHHRTGVVHGMA from the coding sequence ATGGCCAACGGCGGGCCCGTGTGCGGGCCGATCTCGAGCTACTCCCGGGTGCAGATCCTGCACTTGCTCTTCGAAGCGGGAAGTTCGCAGACCCGAGGAGAGCTCTCGATCACCGAACTGTGCGACGCCACAGGGCTCCACGCCAACACGGTCCGCGAGCACCTGCAGCGCCTGATCGAGGGCGGCTACGTGATCCCCACGATCGAGCACCGCACCACGAGAGGGCGGCCGCGCACGCTGTACAGCGCCGCCACCGGGGCGCCGGGAGCTTCCAGTCCGGTGGCGCGGGACAAGGCCAAGGCCGCTGCGCGCCGTGGGGACCTGATGCGGAGCATGCTCCCGGATGCCGTGGCGTCCGGACTCGGCCGAGAAGCCACCTATCAGCTCGACGCGCTCGTGGAGCACCTCGAGGAGAGCGGCTTCGAGCCCGTCCTCGACGACCGTCGCCTCACCGTCGACCTCAGCCCGTGCCCGCATGCCGCCGGACGATCGGAAGACCGCCCGATGCTGTGCCGCGTGCACCTCGAACTCATGCAAGGCGTCCTGAACGAGGCAGGCGGACCACTCGAAGCCGAGTGCGTACGCGATGCTGTCCTCCCGTCGGACTGCACCGTGCAGCTGCGCGACACCACCGCGCCGCTGGTCGAGGGAACGGAGCCGCCGCGTCACCGCACGACGCAGCGGCACCACAGAACAGGAGTCGTGCATGGAATGGCTTGA
- the radA gene encoding DNA repair protein RadA encodes MATRKPAPPAYVCTECGWTTAKWVGRCGECQQWGTVQEQAAQTGILRRVGPVAPTADRAARPITQITTQDAPRRSSGVGEFDRVLGGGIVPGAAILLSGEPGVGKSTLLLEVAAQAARGGRRVLYASAEESPGQVRLRAERTGALHDELYLASETDLATILGHIDEVKPQLVIVDSVQTVSSSLIDGAAGQPSQVREVAATLIRIAKDRDLPIIIVGHVTKDGQVAGPRVLEHLVDVVCHFEGDRQTSLRFIRALKNRFGPTDEVGCFEMTGDGIAEVPDPSGLFLSQGATEPGTCVAISLEGRRALPVEVQALTVPSNAPNPRRIVHGLDSSRVAMVLAILERRAGVPTGSLDVYVSTVGGVRFTEPAADLAIAIAVAGSIQQISVPRTVAAVGELSLAGEIRPVTQAAQRRSEAARLGYEQVVDDRSKTLRAALGDVRARNTSRRADRDIPPF; translated from the coding sequence ATGGCCACCCGGAAACCCGCTCCTCCCGCGTACGTGTGCACGGAATGCGGGTGGACGACCGCGAAGTGGGTCGGCCGCTGCGGCGAGTGTCAGCAGTGGGGAACGGTGCAGGAACAGGCGGCGCAGACCGGCATCCTCCGTCGCGTCGGCCCCGTCGCCCCGACGGCCGACCGTGCCGCTCGGCCCATCACGCAGATCACGACGCAGGATGCTCCGCGGCGCTCGAGCGGCGTCGGCGAGTTCGACCGTGTGCTCGGCGGCGGCATCGTGCCCGGCGCCGCCATCCTGCTCAGCGGAGAGCCGGGCGTCGGCAAGTCGACGCTGCTGCTCGAGGTCGCCGCCCAGGCCGCGCGCGGCGGGCGGCGCGTGCTCTACGCGAGCGCCGAGGAGTCCCCTGGCCAGGTGCGCCTGCGCGCCGAACGCACCGGCGCCCTGCACGACGAGCTCTACCTCGCCAGCGAGACCGATCTGGCGACGATCCTCGGCCACATCGACGAGGTCAAGCCTCAGCTGGTGATCGTCGACTCGGTGCAGACCGTCTCGTCGTCACTGATCGACGGTGCCGCCGGGCAGCCGAGCCAGGTGCGCGAGGTCGCGGCCACCCTGATCCGCATCGCCAAGGACCGCGATCTGCCGATCATCATCGTCGGCCACGTCACGAAAGACGGTCAGGTCGCCGGTCCCCGCGTGCTCGAGCACCTGGTCGACGTCGTCTGCCACTTCGAGGGCGACCGACAGACCTCGCTGCGCTTCATCCGCGCGCTCAAGAACCGCTTCGGCCCCACCGACGAGGTCGGCTGCTTCGAGATGACCGGAGACGGCATCGCCGAGGTGCCCGACCCCTCGGGGCTGTTCCTCTCGCAAGGGGCCACCGAGCCGGGTACCTGCGTCGCGATCTCGCTCGAAGGACGACGTGCGCTCCCTGTCGAGGTGCAGGCGCTGACGGTTCCCAGCAACGCACCGAATCCTCGCCGCATCGTGCACGGCCTCGACTCCTCACGGGTGGCGATGGTGCTGGCGATCCTCGAACGGCGCGCAGGCGTGCCCACCGGCAGCCTCGACGTGTACGTGTCGACGGTCGGCGGCGTGCGCTTCACCGAACCGGCAGCCGACCTTGCGATCGCCATCGCCGTGGCCGGTTCCATCCAACAGATATCGGTGCCGCGCACCGTCGCGGCGGTGGGCGAGCTCAGTCTCGCGGGCGAGATCCGTCCGGTGACCCAGGCGGCACAGCGGCGGTCCGAGGCTGCGCGTCTCGGCTACGAGCAGGTGGTCGACGATCGCTCGAAGACGCTCCGCGCCGCGCTCGGCGATGTGCGGGCGCGCAACACCTCACGCCGCGCCGACCGCGACATCCCGCCGTTCTGA
- a CDS encoding amino-acid N-acetyltransferase, giving the protein MSEYIVRPARSADIVGIRTLLQPLVEQRILLGKDLAVLYGAVQEFVVAEADGVLIGCGALHVIWEDLGEVRTLLVRDDWLHHGVGRAIVDRLEENARMLGLTRLFCLTFEVEFFGRRGYTPIGEQVVDPDVYSQLLRSGDAGVEEFLDLAHVKPNTLGNTRMLKVL; this is encoded by the coding sequence GTGAGCGAGTACATCGTCCGACCGGCGCGCAGCGCTGACATCGTCGGCATCCGCACCCTGCTGCAGCCGCTCGTCGAGCAGCGCATCCTGCTCGGCAAGGATCTGGCGGTGCTGTACGGCGCCGTGCAGGAGTTCGTCGTGGCAGAGGCCGACGGGGTGCTGATCGGGTGCGGTGCCCTGCACGTGATCTGGGAAGACCTCGGCGAGGTGCGCACCCTGCTCGTGCGCGACGACTGGCTGCACCACGGCGTCGGACGTGCGATCGTCGACCGCCTCGAGGAGAACGCCAGGATGCTCGGCCTGACCCGCCTGTTCTGCCTCACCTTCGAGGTGGAGTTCTTCGGACGACGCGGCTACACGCCGATCGGTGAGCAGGTCGTCGACCCCGACGTGTACTCGCAGCTGTTGCGCAGCGGTGACGCGGGTGTCGAGGAGTTCCTCGATCTCGCGCACGTGAAGCCGAACACCCTCGGCAACACCCGCATGCTCAAGGTGCTCTGA
- a CDS encoding ATP-dependent Clp protease ATP-binding subunit yields MFERFTDRARRVVVLAQEEAKMLNHNYIGTEHILLGLIHEGEGVAAKALESLGISLDAVREQVQDIIGQGQQQPTGHIPFTPRAKKVLELSLREALQLGHNYIGTEHILLGLIREGEGVAAQVLVKLGADLNKVRQQVIQLLSGAPGREPASVGAQTNDSPAGTQGGSAVLDQFGRNLTQAARDNKLDPVIGREKEAERVMQILSRRSKNNPVLIGEPGVGKTAVVEGLAQAIVKGDVPETLKDKQLYSLDLGSLIAGSRYRGDFEERLKKVTKEIRTRGDIIVFIDEIHTLVGAGAAEGAIDAASILKPLLARGELQTIGATTLDEYRKHFEKDAALERRFQPVQVNEPTLPHAINILKGLRDRYEAHHKVQITDGAIVAAANLADRYVSDRFLPDKAIDLIDEAGARLRLSILSSPPELREFDEKIAAVREQKEIASEEQDFEKAAALRDEEKSLLAERLRLEKQWRAGDVATSAVVDEGLIAEVLAQATGIPVFKLTEEESSRLVFMEKALHQRVIGQEEAIAALSKTIRRQRAGLKDPKRPSGSFIFAGPTGVGKTELAKALAEFLFDDEAALISLDMSEFGEKHTVSRLFGAPPGFVGFEEGGQLTEKVRRKPFSVVLFDEIEKAHPDIFNSLLQILEEGRLTDGQGRIVDFKNTVIIMTTNLGARDIAGGPVGFQIEGNDSTSYDRMKGKVNEELKRHFKPEFLNRVDDIIVFPQLSKEELVQIVDLFTKRLGERLLDRDMTIELSQAAKERLIEIGFDPALGARPLRRAMQHEVEDRLSEKILHGELNSGDHVKVDAKDGQFLFEHGPRDGGPVAVGVNTGGGAIAGTPDLAVASGE; encoded by the coding sequence ATGTTCGAGAGATTCACGGACCGAGCCCGTCGAGTGGTCGTCCTCGCCCAAGAAGAGGCGAAGATGCTCAACCACAACTACATCGGGACCGAGCACATCCTGCTCGGCCTCATCCACGAGGGTGAAGGCGTCGCTGCCAAGGCCCTCGAGAGCCTCGGCATCTCCCTCGACGCCGTGCGCGAGCAGGTGCAGGACATCATCGGCCAGGGTCAGCAGCAGCCGACCGGGCACATCCCGTTCACCCCGCGCGCCAAGAAGGTGCTCGAGCTCAGCCTCCGCGAGGCTCTGCAGCTCGGCCACAACTACATCGGCACCGAGCACATCCTGCTCGGCCTCATCCGCGAGGGTGAGGGCGTCGCCGCCCAGGTGCTCGTCAAGCTCGGCGCCGACCTCAACAAGGTTCGCCAGCAGGTCATCCAGCTGCTCTCCGGAGCTCCCGGTCGCGAGCCGGCTTCCGTCGGTGCGCAGACCAACGACTCGCCGGCCGGCACCCAGGGTGGTTCCGCGGTGCTCGACCAGTTCGGCCGCAACCTCACCCAGGCCGCGCGCGACAACAAGCTCGACCCGGTGATCGGGCGCGAGAAGGAGGCGGAGCGGGTCATGCAGATCCTCTCCCGCCGTTCCAAGAACAACCCCGTCCTGATCGGTGAGCCCGGTGTCGGCAAGACCGCCGTCGTCGAGGGGCTGGCCCAGGCGATCGTCAAGGGCGATGTGCCCGAGACGCTGAAGGACAAGCAGCTCTACTCGCTCGACCTCGGCTCGCTCATCGCCGGTTCCCGCTACCGCGGTGACTTCGAGGAGCGCCTGAAGAAGGTCACCAAGGAGATCCGCACGCGCGGCGACATCATCGTCTTCATCGACGAGATCCACACCCTCGTGGGTGCGGGTGCCGCCGAGGGCGCGATCGACGCGGCCAGCATCCTGAAGCCGCTCCTCGCCCGTGGCGAGCTGCAGACGATCGGTGCGACCACGCTCGACGAGTACCGCAAGCACTTCGAGAAGGATGCCGCGCTCGAGCGCCGCTTCCAGCCGGTGCAGGTCAACGAGCCCACGCTGCCGCACGCGATCAACATCCTCAAGGGACTCCGCGACCGTTACGAGGCGCACCACAAGGTGCAGATCACCGACGGCGCCATCGTGGCCGCGGCGAACCTCGCCGACCGCTACGTCTCCGACCGGTTCCTCCCGGACAAGGCCATCGACCTGATCGACGAGGCCGGCGCACGCCTGCGTCTGTCGATCCTGTCGAGCCCGCCCGAGCTGCGCGAATTCGACGAGAAGATCGCCGCCGTGCGCGAGCAGAAGGAGATCGCCTCCGAGGAGCAGGACTTCGAGAAGGCCGCCGCCCTCCGCGATGAGGAGAAGAGCCTCCTCGCCGAGCGTCTGCGTCTCGAGAAGCAGTGGCGTGCGGGCGACGTCGCGACCTCCGCGGTCGTCGACGAGGGTCTGATCGCCGAGGTGCTCGCACAGGCCACCGGCATCCCGGTCTTCAAGCTCACGGAAGAGGAGTCCAGCCGACTCGTCTTCATGGAGAAGGCCCTGCACCAGCGCGTCATCGGTCAGGAAGAGGCGATCGCCGCCCTCTCCAAGACGATCCGTCGCCAGCGTGCCGGCCTCAAGGACCCGAAGCGTCCCTCGGGCTCGTTCATCTTCGCCGGTCCCACGGGCGTCGGAAAGACCGAACTCGCCAAGGCTCTCGCCGAGTTCCTGTTCGACGACGAGGCTGCGCTGATCTCGCTCGACATGAGCGAGTTCGGTGAGAAGCACACCGTCTCGCGTCTGTTCGGTGCCCCTCCCGGATTCGTCGGATTCGAAGAGGGAGGCCAGCTCACCGAGAAGGTGCGGCGCAAGCCGTTCAGCGTGGTCCTCTTCGACGAGATCGAGAAGGCCCACCCGGACATCTTCAACTCGCTGCTGCAGATCCTCGAAGAGGGTCGACTCACCGACGGTCAGGGTCGGATCGTGGACTTCAAGAACACGGTCATCATCATGACCACCAACCTCGGTGCACGCGACATCGCGGGCGGTCCTGTCGGCTTCCAGATCGAGGGCAACGACTCGACCAGCTACGACCGCATGAAGGGCAAGGTGAACGAAGAGCTCAAGCGGCACTTCAAGCCCGAGTTCCTGAACCGTGTCGACGACATCATCGTGTTCCCGCAGCTCTCGAAGGAGGAGCTGGTGCAGATCGTGGATCTGTTCACCAAGCGCCTCGGCGAGCGTCTGCTGGACCGCGACATGACGATCGAGCTGTCGCAGGCCGCCAAGGAGCGCCTCATCGAGATCGGGTTCGACCCCGCGCTCGGTGCCCGACCGCTGCGTCGCGCGATGCAGCACGAGGTCGAGGACCGTCTCTCGGAGAAGATCCTGCACGGTGAGCTCAACTCCGGTGACCACGTGAAGGTCGACGCGAAGGACGGGCAGTTCCTCTTCGAGCACGGCCCGCGCGACGGCGGCCCCGTCGCGGTCGGCGTCAACACCGGCGGCGGCGCGATCGCCGGCACCCCCGACCTGGCGGTCGCCAGCGGGGAGTGA
- a CDS encoding helix-turn-helix transcriptional regulator gives MSPAESDDEFTGIHCRLDELLAERGMTLTELSAAVGVSIVNLSVLKNDRARAIRYSTLRAICEALDCEVGELLVLAPR, from the coding sequence GTGAGCCCGGCGGAGAGCGACGACGAGTTCACCGGCATCCACTGCCGACTCGACGAGCTGCTCGCCGAACGCGGCATGACGCTCACCGAGCTGAGCGCCGCGGTCGGGGTGAGCATCGTGAACCTGTCGGTGCTGAAGAACGACCGCGCCCGTGCCATCCGCTACTCCACGCTGCGCGCGATCTGCGAGGCCCTCGACTGCGAGGTCGGCGAGCTGCTGGTGCTCGCCCCGCGCTGA
- a CDS encoding dicarboxylate/amino acid:cation symporter, whose amino-acid sequence MSTTARAQKAPDTRGPVRKLLTSFGFQILAALVLGIAAGLIGRQLGATAENPTGLSATLDTIGNSYVTLLRAAVVPLIFTAIVASISNLRRVQNAARLAGQTILWFAITAFIAVIIGIVLGLVIQPGNRAGEGLEPGDPYTVGTWWNFLLGLIPQNFLGLTVSTNPGAAEGTFSSSVGFNILQVIVVAAVVGIAALKAGKKAEPFLVFTESLLKVIQRVLWWIIRIAPLGTFGLIGSAVIKYGWEKLASLGWFAAAVYIGLALVLFVVYPILVRTHGLSIKQYFSGVWPAVQLAFVSRSSIGTLPLTERVTERNLGVPRSYASFAVPLGATTKMDGCAAIYPAIAAIFVAQFFGIELNFVQYLLIVIVSVVGSAATAGTTGAVVMLTLTLSTLGLPLEGVGLLLAIDPILDMGRTAVNVAGQALIPTIVAKREGILNEELYNAPREGLPFADDSGDDDAPEADASADKEPVSAR is encoded by the coding sequence ATGAGCACCACCGCACGCGCCCAGAAGGCGCCTGATACCCGCGGACCGGTCCGGAAGCTGCTGACCTCGTTCGGCTTCCAGATCCTCGCCGCTCTCGTCCTCGGCATCGCCGCCGGTCTGATCGGCCGCCAGCTCGGCGCGACCGCCGAGAACCCGACCGGGCTGTCCGCGACACTCGACACCATCGGCAACTCGTATGTGACGCTGCTGCGCGCCGCCGTGGTCCCCCTGATCTTCACAGCGATCGTCGCCAGCATCTCGAACCTGCGTCGCGTGCAGAACGCCGCACGCCTGGCGGGCCAGACGATCCTGTGGTTCGCGATCACCGCGTTCATCGCCGTGATCATCGGCATCGTCCTCGGCCTCGTGATCCAGCCCGGCAACCGCGCCGGTGAGGGCCTCGAACCGGGCGACCCGTACACCGTGGGCACCTGGTGGAACTTCCTGCTCGGGCTCATCCCGCAGAACTTCCTCGGCCTCACCGTGAGCACCAACCCCGGAGCGGCTGAGGGCACCTTCTCGTCGAGCGTCGGCTTCAACATCCTGCAGGTCATCGTGGTCGCGGCCGTCGTCGGCATCGCCGCACTCAAGGCCGGCAAGAAGGCGGAGCCGTTCCTCGTCTTCACCGAGTCGCTGCTGAAGGTCATCCAGCGCGTGCTGTGGTGGATCATCCGCATCGCCCCGCTCGGCACGTTCGGCCTCATCGGCTCTGCGGTCATCAAGTACGGCTGGGAGAAGCTCGCCTCCCTCGGCTGGTTCGCCGCCGCCGTCTACATCGGTCTGGCCCTCGTGCTGTTCGTGGTCTACCCGATCCTCGTGCGCACGCACGGCCTCTCGATCAAGCAGTACTTCTCGGGCGTCTGGCCCGCCGTGCAGCTGGCCTTCGTCAGCCGCTCCTCGATCGGCACCCTGCCGCTCACCGAGCGCGTGACCGAGCGCAACCTCGGTGTGCCCCGCTCGTACGCCTCGTTCGCCGTGCCGCTGGGCGCGACGACCAAGATGGACGGCTGCGCCGCGATCTACCCGGCCATCGCCGCGATCTTCGTCGCGCAGTTCTTCGGCATCGAGCTGAACTTCGTGCAGTACCTGCTGATCGTCATCGTCTCGGTCGTCGGCTCGGCCGCCACCGCCGGCACCACGGGTGCTGTGGTGATGCTCACGCTGACGCTGTCGACCCTGGGGCTGCCGCTCGAGGGCGTCGGGCTGCTGCTCGCGATCGACCCGATCCTCGACATGGGCCGCACGGCGGTCAACGTCGCCGGTCAGGCGCTGATCCCGACGATCGTCGCCAAGCGCGAGGGCATCCTGAACGAGGAGCTCTACAACGCGCCGCGTGAGGGCCTGCCCTTCGCCGACGACTCCGGAGACGACGACGCTCCCGAAGCGGATGCCTCCGCCGACAAGGAACCGGTCAGCGCCCGCTGA
- a CDS encoding sodium:proton antiporter: MEAGIFYVLVGSVAIAAFARWRGWPAPLLVTIVALAASFLPFVPDLDIDGYVLLSLVLPPLLYSAALDVSFVGFKRSLPQIRRLGIWLVLLTAVAVGFVAWWILPSLTLPGALLLGAIVAPPDAVSAAAIGRRLGLPRRIMTVLSGESLINDATSLTLYRVFAAILAGATVSIWGGIWQFLVAVGVGVAVGLVFGIVLHQLRMRISDPVVIGTFGLLAPFGAYAIAEHLLGSGVLAVVAMGLYVGYNSPRTDYTTRQQEKPLWLSADLLLESFVFAYIGLQFPRVLSDLGSESVGQILLLSGAVLLVVVIVRPLYIYPTSAWANFQDRRKLERWDRGVESGEFEKRHQKSRRWGNYTADELRSQIVRDRMAGLTLTWKDSAVISWAGMRGVVTLAIAVAAADLATLDAQASHAIVVVAFIVTVGTLLIQGLTLPLLIRSLGIASDVDEEEDEAALAEVRAKSREAGKKFLAEKRVEWEAKYGEVDLRVFDAFTKRMTRVEKDTDEAQKVEDAASRPSYEDLVALSKGWLQVRRDILLAERDAGNLDEEVMRELIAAMDAEELALDTRGATRQEGRA; this comes from the coding sequence ATGGAAGCAGGCATCTTCTACGTCCTCGTCGGGTCCGTCGCGATCGCCGCGTTCGCACGCTGGCGAGGCTGGCCGGCCCCGCTGCTGGTGACGATCGTGGCGCTCGCCGCATCCTTCCTGCCCTTCGTGCCCGACCTCGACATCGATGGGTATGTGCTCCTGAGCCTCGTGCTGCCGCCGCTGCTGTACTCGGCCGCGCTCGATGTGTCGTTCGTCGGATTCAAGCGCAGCCTGCCGCAGATCCGCCGGCTCGGGATCTGGCTGGTGCTTCTCACCGCCGTGGCCGTCGGCTTCGTCGCATGGTGGATCCTGCCGTCCCTCACCCTCCCCGGCGCGCTGCTCCTGGGCGCGATCGTGGCTCCGCCGGACGCGGTCTCCGCGGCGGCGATCGGTCGTCGGCTCGGGCTGCCGCGACGCATCATGACCGTGCTCTCGGGCGAGAGCCTCATCAACGATGCGACCTCGCTCACGCTGTACCGCGTCTTCGCCGCGATCCTCGCGGGCGCCACCGTCTCGATCTGGGGCGGCATCTGGCAGTTCCTGGTGGCGGTCGGAGTGGGTGTGGCCGTCGGTCTGGTGTTCGGGATCGTCCTGCACCAGCTGCGCATGCGCATCAGCGATCCCGTGGTGATCGGCACGTTCGGACTCCTCGCGCCGTTCGGGGCTTATGCGATCGCCGAGCATCTGCTCGGATCGGGCGTCCTGGCGGTCGTGGCGATGGGGCTGTACGTCGGCTACAACTCGCCGCGCACCGACTACACCACCCGCCAGCAGGAGAAGCCGCTGTGGCTTTCGGCCGACCTGCTGCTGGAGAGCTTCGTGTTCGCCTACATCGGGCTGCAGTTCCCCCGTGTGCTCAGCGACCTGGGCAGCGAGTCGGTCGGGCAGATCCTGCTGCTCTCCGGGGCGGTGCTGCTCGTGGTCGTCATCGTGCGGCCGCTCTACATCTATCCGACCAGTGCGTGGGCGAACTTCCAGGACCGCCGCAAGCTCGAGCGCTGGGATCGTGGTGTCGAGTCCGGCGAGTTCGAGAAACGGCATCAGAAGTCGCGGCGCTGGGGCAATTACACCGCCGACGAGCTGCGCAGTCAGATCGTGCGCGACCGGATGGCCGGACTCACGCTCACGTGGAAGGACAGTGCCGTCATCTCGTGGGCCGGCATGCGCGGCGTCGTGACGCTGGCGATCGCGGTGGCCGCCGCCGACCTCGCGACCCTCGACGCGCAGGCATCGCACGCCATCGTCGTGGTGGCCTTCATCGTCACCGTCGGAACGCTGCTGATCCAGGGTCTGACCCTGCCTCTTCTCATTCGCAGCCTCGGCATCGCCAGCGATGTCGACGAGGAGGAGGATGAGGCGGCGCTCGCCGAAGTGCGCGCGAAGAGCCGAGAGGCCGGCAAGAAGTTCCTCGCCGAGAAGCGGGTCGAGTGGGAGGCGAAGTACGGCGAGGTCGACCTCCGGGTGTTCGATGCCTTCACCAAGCGGATGACACGGGTCGAGAAGGACACCGACGAGGCGCAGAAGGTGGAGGATGCCGCGAGCCGACCCTCCTACGAAGACCTCGTTGCCCTGTCGAAGGGGTGGCTGCAGGTGCGTCGCGACATCCTCCTCGCGGAACGCGACGCGGGCAACCTCGATGAGGAGGTCATGCGCGAGCTGATCGCCGCGATGGACGCCGAGGAACTCGCTCTCGACACCCGCGGCGCCACGCGCCAGGAGGGCCGCGCCTGA